The following are from one region of the Hymenobacter radiodurans genome:
- a CDS encoding SusC/RagA family TonB-linked outer membrane protein has translation MKRILLMSILLMFTLLQQVTAQDRNVSGRVTDRQSGEGLPGVTVLLKGTNNGISTNSDGTFTLTVPATGGILVFSSIGYIQLEREIGTNTQLNVALAGDTKQLSEVVVTALGQETQKKSLGYSVSQVQAEELTQARQTNVVNSLAGKVAGVRVQASNGMVGSSSNIFIRGLTTFNGSNQPLFVVDGIPIDNSGGTNGLQGGVSNSNRAIDINQDDIETVSILKGPAAAVLYGSRAASGAILITTKRGATLGSKKQSVNFTSNYNVVKVGRLPDYQNTYGQGSRGLFNVVSQGSWGPRATGQTITNFRGEEEALTINPDVIEDIFKTGSNFQNNVSLSGATERTRYFASYGNLHEVGVLDRNDLKRNTVTFNGNAQLTEKLRTGVNVIFSNSVSQRTPQGNQLSNPFFRTWFLPRSFDVNKYPFELPNGGQQAAAVTGTFIPSNTWYSTDDNPLWTIKNNTYDDEINRVVGNVSLGYDFTDWLSLDYKLGTDTYSQEFKYVNAKDSRGTSISNTNPTVVGNILDETFTRREVSSYLNLSLNRNITEDLSVRLLLGNEINQRRTSDVGVTGSDIQIRGFDNITNTKTPIPFGNKTATRLIGFYGDLNVGYKDFAFIGLTGRNDYSSTFSRENRSYFYPGVSASVVFTDAIPGLKDNKIFTSGKIRGAAATVGREAPVYSTDTYYASTNNPSDGFGPAINFPFRGQLGQSLGNVGGNPDLGPEFTTTYEGGLDLSFFGGRLGFEGTIYNQQSKDIIFQVPVAGASGFTNIFQNIGKSEAKGVEILVTSTPVKVGSFTYSNSINWSRIRNRVVSLAPGVDQITLGGFVSPSTRLIAGQPYGVLFGSVFQRSPQGDLLLNAQGRTQLALDNQIVGDPNPDWTGGFTNTFTFKGLTLNTLLDVRYGGDIISRNVSDLRRQGAAEETADRDNVYVIKGVIQQADGSFAPNNVQITAEDYFEDLYGFGKAELVVFDASWIRLREVALTYSLPKALTDRTFLGNVELGINARNVFLYAPNVPHIDPEVNAQGQSNSQGLEFNALPQARTYGASIRLTF, from the coding sequence ATGAAAAGAATCTTACTCATGAGCATATTGCTCATGTTCACCTTGCTACAGCAAGTCACGGCTCAAGACCGAAATGTATCGGGACGGGTCACAGACCGTCAATCAGGGGAAGGATTGCCAGGTGTAACAGTATTGTTAAAAGGCACCAACAATGGCATTTCGACTAACTCTGATGGTACCTTCACTTTAACCGTACCTGCCACTGGAGGTATCCTCGTATTTAGCTCTATCGGTTATATACAGTTAGAGCGTGAGATAGGCACGAATACCCAGCTAAATGTGGCTCTTGCCGGCGACACCAAACAGCTTAGCGAAGTAGTTGTAACAGCATTAGGTCAGGAAACACAAAAGAAGTCACTGGGCTACTCAGTATCTCAGGTTCAAGCTGAAGAACTAACGCAAGCGCGTCAAACCAACGTAGTTAACTCACTAGCTGGCAAGGTGGCTGGTGTACGCGTTCAGGCGTCTAACGGCATGGTGGGTTCTTCCTCCAACATTTTCATTCGCGGTCTAACCACGTTTAATGGTAGCAACCAGCCTTTGTTCGTAGTGGATGGTATTCCGATCGACAACAGCGGCGGCACCAATGGTCTGCAGGGTGGTGTTTCGAACTCTAACCGTGCTATTGACATCAACCAGGATGACATCGAGACTGTTTCTATCCTGAAAGGACCTGCTGCTGCCGTTCTTTATGGCTCGCGTGCTGCATCAGGTGCAATCCTTATAACAACCAAAAGAGGCGCAACTTTAGGCTCTAAGAAGCAGTCGGTAAACTTCACCTCAAACTACAATGTAGTGAAAGTGGGTCGCCTACCTGACTACCAGAACACCTATGGTCAAGGTAGCCGGGGCCTGTTCAACGTAGTTAGCCAAGGCTCATGGGGCCCTCGTGCAACGGGTCAGACAATCACCAACTTCCGCGGCGAAGAGGAAGCTTTGACGATCAACCCTGATGTTATTGAAGACATCTTCAAAACCGGCTCTAACTTCCAGAACAACGTTTCCTTATCTGGAGCTACTGAGCGGACGCGTTATTTCGCTTCATACGGTAACCTCCACGAGGTAGGCGTACTCGACAGAAACGACTTGAAGCGTAACACCGTCACTTTCAACGGTAACGCACAACTCACTGAAAAGCTGCGTACGGGCGTAAACGTCATTTTCTCAAACAGCGTTTCTCAACGTACTCCCCAAGGCAACCAGTTGTCCAACCCTTTCTTCCGGACTTGGTTCTTGCCACGTAGCTTCGACGTAAACAAGTATCCTTTTGAGTTGCCAAACGGTGGCCAGCAAGCTGCAGCTGTAACTGGAACATTTATTCCTTCCAACACATGGTACAGCACCGATGACAACCCCTTGTGGACGATTAAGAACAACACGTATGATGATGAAATTAACCGTGTTGTAGGTAACGTTAGCCTTGGCTATGACTTCACTGATTGGTTGTCGTTAGACTACAAATTGGGTACTGATACTTATTCGCAGGAGTTTAAATATGTAAACGCCAAGGATAGCCGCGGTACCAGCATATCTAACACGAACCCCACCGTTGTAGGTAACATCTTGGATGAGACTTTCACTCGTCGCGAGGTTAGCTCATACTTGAACCTCTCCCTGAACCGTAACATCACGGAAGATCTGAGTGTACGTTTGTTGTTAGGTAATGAGATCAACCAGCGTCGGACAAGCGATGTAGGTGTTACGGGTAGCGATATTCAAATACGCGGCTTTGATAACATCACCAATACGAAAACCCCCATTCCTTTCGGCAACAAGACTGCAACGCGTCTGATTGGTTTTTATGGTGACTTGAACGTTGGCTACAAAGACTTCGCTTTCATTGGCTTGACGGGTCGTAATGACTACTCTTCTACATTCAGCAGAGAGAACCGGTCATACTTCTACCCTGGTGTATCTGCCAGCGTTGTATTCACGGATGCCATACCTGGCTTGAAAGACAACAAGATCTTCACCTCAGGTAAGATCAGAGGTGCTGCTGCCACTGTAGGTCGCGAAGCTCCTGTTTACTCCACAGATACATACTACGCATCTACCAATAACCCATCAGACGGCTTCGGCCCTGCTATCAACTTCCCTTTCCGTGGTCAGTTGGGTCAATCGCTAGGTAACGTAGGTGGTAACCCTGATCTGGGTCCAGAATTTACGACTACCTATGAAGGTGGTCTTGACCTGAGCTTCTTTGGTGGCCGCCTAGGCTTCGAAGGAACTATTTATAACCAACAGAGTAAGGACATCATTTTCCAAGTACCAGTAGCTGGTGCGTCAGGCTTCACCAACATCTTCCAGAACATTGGTAAGTCAGAAGCAAAAGGAGTTGAAATTCTTGTTACCTCTACTCCAGTTAAGGTAGGTAGCTTCACATACAGCAACTCAATCAACTGGTCGCGCATCCGTAACAGAGTTGTATCATTGGCGCCAGGTGTAGACCAAATTACTCTGGGTGGTTTCGTATCGCCAAGCACGCGCCTGATTGCTGGCCAGCCTTATGGTGTTCTTTTCGGCAGCGTATTCCAGCGTTCGCCCCAAGGCGACTTGTTGCTGAATGCTCAAGGTCGTACCCAGCTAGCTTTAGATAACCAAATTGTTGGTGATCCAAACCCAGACTGGACCGGTGGTTTTACAAATACTTTCACGTTCAAGGGTCTTACCTTGAACACCCTGTTGGACGTTCGTTATGGTGGCGACATCATTTCTCGTAACGTAAGTGACTTGCGTCGTCAAGGTGCAGCAGAAGAAACTGCTGACCGCGACAATGTATATGTCATTAAGGGTGTAATTCAGCAGGCAGACGGCAGCTTTGCTCCAAACAATGTTCAGATCACGGCTGAAGACTATTTCGAAGACCTCTATGGTTTCGGCAAAGCAGAGCTAGTTGTGTTTGATGCTTCATGGATTCGCCTGCGTGAGGTTGCCTTAACGTATTCTCTGCCCAAGGCTTTGACCGACAGAACCTTCCTAGGTAATGTTGAGTTGGGCATCAATGCTCGCAACGTATTCTTGTATGCTCCGAATGTACCTCACATTGATCCAGAGGTAAACGCTCAGGGCCAAAGCAATTCGCAAGGTCTGGAGTTCAACGCGTTGCCACAGGCACGCACTTATGGCGCTTCGATTCGCCTTACTTTCTAA
- a CDS encoding cytochrome c yields the protein MYLPFLSRAAQRRTRATYLGLLILLNFISHSGALGQNAVTYTEHIAPIIQLNCTPCHKPGGAAPFSLLTFQDVARRARTIQSVTQSRYMPPWKADPHYVSFANERRLTEQQIALIRRWTESGAKRGPEVARATPAPSPEKAPQRKPDLILRPKKAFAIRGDGAENFVMFKIPFEIPANQNVQAVEFVPGNRALVHHANYAVQSVGPEIDINAGQDYVLSDQFLTNLQEFQPLMQHVAYYGGWIPGASKQEFPAGIGFTMPKRGVILLTAHYGPSGVDTTDWSQIKLYFTKAPIKREIQATSIGSGGLGTIEPPLVIPADSVKKFRVQLQTSTDLSLLYVWPHMHLVGKKFKAWATTPEGKQIPLVSIPEWDFRWQESYQFKRLTLVPKGSVIQVEGTYDNTTNNPNNPFSPPEPLFHRI from the coding sequence ATGTATCTTCCCTTTCTTAGTCGTGCGGCTCAGCGTCGTACACGCGCTACCTATCTAGGACTTCTTATTCTGCTCAATTTCATAAGTCACTCAGGCGCTCTGGGGCAGAATGCTGTAACCTATACTGAGCACATTGCTCCTATCATCCAGCTCAACTGTACCCCCTGCCACAAACCTGGCGGGGCCGCTCCCTTTTCATTGCTCACCTTCCAGGATGTGGCCCGACGTGCGCGTACCATTCAGTCGGTGACGCAAAGCCGGTATATGCCCCCCTGGAAGGCAGATCCACATTACGTTTCCTTTGCCAATGAGCGGCGGCTGACCGAACAGCAGATTGCCCTCATTCGCCGTTGGACTGAGTCAGGTGCCAAGCGTGGGCCTGAAGTAGCACGTGCCACGCCTGCCCCGAGCCCCGAAAAAGCCCCCCAGCGTAAACCAGATCTGATATTACGCCCTAAAAAGGCCTTTGCTATTCGCGGGGATGGAGCCGAGAACTTTGTCATGTTCAAAATTCCATTTGAGATACCTGCCAACCAAAATGTGCAGGCGGTAGAATTTGTACCCGGCAATCGTGCTCTCGTGCATCACGCCAATTACGCTGTGCAATCGGTGGGCCCCGAAATCGACATCAATGCCGGCCAAGATTACGTGTTGTCTGATCAGTTCCTCACCAACCTGCAGGAGTTTCAACCGCTTATGCAGCATGTGGCTTATTATGGAGGTTGGATACCCGGAGCGAGTAAGCAGGAGTTTCCGGCCGGCATAGGTTTTACAATGCCTAAGCGGGGAGTCATTCTCCTCACCGCTCACTACGGCCCATCTGGCGTAGATACCACCGATTGGTCTCAAATAAAGCTCTACTTCACGAAGGCGCCTATTAAGAGGGAAATTCAAGCTACCAGTATCGGTTCAGGCGGCTTAGGCACCATTGAGCCACCGCTGGTTATCCCAGCTGATAGCGTTAAAAAGTTTCGGGTTCAATTACAGACTAGCACCGACTTATCCTTGCTCTACGTCTGGCCGCACATGCATTTGGTTGGTAAAAAATTCAAAGCGTGGGCAACAACTCCTGAAGGAAAACAAATTCCATTAGTCAGTATTCCGGAATGGGACTTCCGTTGGCAGGAATCTTATCAATTTAAACGCTTAACACTAGTTCCTAAAGGATCAGTAATTCAAGTGGAGGGCACTTATGATAATACGACAAACAATCCCAACAATCCCTTTTCGCCCCCAGAACCATTATTTCACAGGATTTAA
- a CDS encoding SusD/RagB family nutrient-binding outer membrane lipoprotein, giving the protein MNISKYRKLTLIVPFTLMLGLGACEKDFEELNKNPNVAEVATPSFVLTNALESTIDRQFGVEASMDGGDIIVQHMAKIQYPDEDAYFFRTGTYQNIWNGFYAQGLEDFNLISKLGVEQKNPNYQAVGLIMRAYTFSLLTDIYGDIPYSDALRAKEGVLQPKYDKQQDVYKGILGELKQATTLIDPSGSAISGDILFDGDMTHWLKFANSLRLRLAMRIIDADPATADPIIKEVLASPATLFQSNADNAQLQYGTAAPNNNPINENRKTRDDHRVSTTLVSKLTALKDPRLAIYAEKPEAGGDYVGVPNGIDAETANGLGLSKTSRLGNYFTRADAPGVLMTYAEVLFFRAEAIARGLVAGNAATTYTAAIRASMEQFGITDNAAITAYLAQPTVVYNAANYKQSIGNQKWIALFQQGLEAWSEYRRLDYPNDLKPGPEAALTKLPTRFIYPGNEQSVNLANYKAAVANQGADNLTTKLWWDKF; this is encoded by the coding sequence ATGAACATTTCTAAGTATCGGAAGCTAACTCTGATAGTCCCTTTTACACTTATGTTGGGATTGGGGGCTTGCGAAAAAGACTTCGAAGAACTCAATAAGAACCCTAACGTAGCGGAGGTTGCTACGCCGTCATTTGTCCTGACCAATGCACTTGAGTCGACGATTGACCGTCAGTTTGGAGTAGAAGCCAGCATGGATGGTGGCGACATCATCGTTCAGCACATGGCGAAGATTCAGTATCCAGATGAGGATGCATATTTCTTCCGCACCGGTACCTACCAGAATATATGGAACGGTTTCTATGCCCAAGGCCTAGAGGACTTTAACCTTATTTCAAAACTGGGTGTAGAGCAGAAGAATCCTAATTATCAGGCGGTTGGTCTGATCATGCGGGCTTATACCTTCTCTCTGCTAACCGACATTTACGGTGACATTCCTTACTCTGATGCTTTGCGTGCAAAAGAGGGAGTATTGCAACCTAAGTATGACAAGCAACAGGATGTATACAAAGGCATCTTGGGCGAATTGAAGCAAGCTACTACGCTAATTGACCCATCGGGAAGCGCTATTTCTGGCGATATCCTTTTTGATGGTGATATGACGCATTGGTTGAAGTTTGCCAATTCGCTACGCCTGCGCTTAGCAATGCGTATTATAGATGCAGATCCAGCAACAGCTGATCCTATCATCAAAGAAGTATTAGCTAGCCCTGCTACTTTGTTTCAAAGCAATGCCGATAATGCACAGCTTCAATACGGTACTGCTGCTCCGAACAACAACCCGATCAATGAAAACCGCAAAACACGCGATGATCACCGGGTAAGCACGACGTTGGTGAGTAAGCTCACGGCTCTAAAGGATCCTCGTTTGGCAATCTATGCCGAGAAGCCTGAAGCTGGCGGTGATTATGTAGGTGTACCAAATGGAATTGACGCTGAAACCGCCAACGGCTTAGGTTTGAGCAAAACTTCCAGACTTGGCAACTACTTTACACGTGCCGATGCACCTGGTGTCCTGATGACCTACGCAGAGGTGTTGTTCTTCAGAGCGGAAGCAATTGCTCGTGGCCTCGTTGCTGGTAATGCTGCTACTACTTATACCGCTGCTATTCGGGCGTCTATGGAGCAGTTTGGTATTACGGATAATGCAGCTATTACGGCTTATTTGGCTCAACCAACTGTTGTTTACAACGCAGCCAACTACAAGCAAAGCATTGGCAATCAGAAATGGATTGCTTTGTTTCAGCAAGGTTTGGAAGCGTGGTCGGAGTACCGTCGTTTGGATTACCCAAATGATTTGAAGCCCGGCCCAGAAGCTGCTTTAACTAAGCTCCCAACTCGTTTCATCTATCCTGGTAACGAGCAGTCGGTGAACTTGGCAAACTATAAAGCGGCAGTTGCTAACCAAGGCGCTGACAACTTAACGACTAAACTCTGGTGGGATAAGTTTTAA
- a CDS encoding SusC/RagA family TonB-linked outer membrane protein: MKKLLFMVILLMTSLLQQAVAQDRTVTGRVTDRTTNEGLPGVTVLVKGTSVGGSTNSDGAFSISVPASATTLTFSSIGYVNVERAIGTESVINVSLGTDTKQLGEVVVTALGRTEEKRSLGYSVQDVQGEVLTQARESNVVNSLAGRVAGVAINNSNGGSPGSSSRIVIRGNRSITGNNQPLFVVNGLPIDNSNFAPANGNGGVDYGNAASDINPDDIESITVLKGANAAALYGSRAANGVVLITTKSGRKQQGLGISVNSTTTFDSVLKLPDFQNEYGQGNGGEFEFVDGAGGGTNDGSDESWGPRLDGRLIPQFNSPRDAAGNLVPTPWVAHPDNVRDFFRTGRTLNNNVSLSGSSEKANFRLSYTNLDQTGILENTFLKRNTVTVSGGTDITKKFKVSTDITYTQNRGRRPGLGYSGQNVMQQFSWFGRQVDISQLKDYERDGEKYNWNYNYHNNPYFTLNENTNDDRRDRINGQLSATYMLTSWLNLTARTGNDLYTEKRQRRIAVGDIENLKGSYAEDEYYVNERNSEILATANKDLNENFNIDFALGANRRDNKVERISGVAPELAVPGIYNLSNSGIATQPSGVNNRLRVNSVYGSAKLGFKNFAFLGVTGRNDWYSTLADANNSLFYPSIDGSLIVTEALGIENSFLSFAKLRASYAEVGNGGQEPYQLVNIYPFNTPFGSNPAITTSNDLLNPDLRPERTESLEAGIELRFLENRIGLEVTGYNTNSIDQIFNQLVSSSTGFATALVNAGVIQNKGIEAILNFAPLNPENPFQWNVTANFALNRNEVKELNGDLQTLVLGGQWNANVEARVGQPYGVLFGNGFRRVEEGPYKGEIINDATGRPIIDPTRKVLGNVNPDWTGGISNSFSFKGINLGVLIDTRQGGDVYSVSNTWGNYAGTFENSLRGRETGIIGEGVIANADGTYRPNDVSRAAESYTKRYYSNSVAESSIYDASFVKLREIKVGYQLPKGLISKTPFSTIGVSVVGRNLAILQSNAPNIDPETSFSSGNAQGLEFGQIPSTRSLGFNINLTL; this comes from the coding sequence ATGAAAAAACTCTTATTTATGGTCATTCTGCTGATGACCAGCTTGTTGCAGCAAGCTGTCGCGCAGGATAGAACCGTTACTGGTCGAGTTACGGACCGTACCACTAATGAAGGCTTGCCGGGCGTTACGGTGCTTGTGAAGGGTACGTCTGTAGGAGGCTCTACCAACTCTGATGGTGCTTTCTCTATTAGCGTACCTGCTTCAGCTACTACTCTAACTTTCTCCTCTATCGGTTATGTAAATGTGGAGCGCGCTATTGGTACCGAATCAGTTATCAATGTTAGCTTAGGCACAGACACCAAGCAACTGGGCGAAGTAGTTGTAACGGCGCTTGGTCGGACTGAAGAAAAAAGGTCTCTGGGCTATTCCGTACAGGACGTTCAGGGTGAGGTTTTAACCCAAGCTCGTGAGTCAAACGTAGTTAACTCATTAGCGGGCCGTGTAGCTGGTGTTGCTATCAACAACAGTAATGGTGGTTCACCTGGTAGTTCTTCGCGTATCGTTATCCGCGGTAACCGTTCGATTACTGGTAACAACCAGCCACTTTTCGTGGTAAATGGTCTGCCAATTGATAACTCCAACTTTGCTCCCGCCAACGGTAACGGTGGTGTAGACTATGGCAATGCCGCCTCAGATATTAACCCTGACGACATCGAGTCTATTACTGTACTGAAAGGTGCCAACGCGGCTGCTCTTTATGGCTCACGCGCTGCTAACGGTGTAGTATTAATCACGACTAAATCAGGTCGTAAGCAGCAGGGCTTAGGTATCAGCGTAAACAGCACGACTACCTTTGATTCTGTATTAAAATTACCCGACTTCCAGAATGAATACGGCCAAGGTAACGGCGGCGAATTTGAATTCGTTGATGGCGCTGGTGGTGGTACGAATGACGGCTCGGACGAAAGCTGGGGCCCACGCCTCGACGGTCGTTTGATCCCACAATTCAACTCACCTAGAGATGCTGCTGGTAACTTGGTTCCTACTCCTTGGGTAGCTCACCCTGACAATGTGCGTGACTTCTTCCGCACTGGCCGTACCCTCAATAACAACGTATCCCTGTCGGGTTCTTCCGAGAAGGCTAATTTCCGTCTTTCCTACACTAACCTAGATCAGACGGGTATCTTGGAAAACACTTTTCTAAAGCGGAATACCGTTACAGTAAGTGGTGGCACAGATATCACCAAGAAATTCAAAGTATCGACTGACATTACTTATACCCAGAACCGTGGTCGTCGTCCCGGACTAGGCTATAGTGGCCAAAACGTAATGCAGCAGTTCAGCTGGTTTGGTCGCCAAGTAGACATTTCGCAGTTGAAAGACTACGAACGTGATGGAGAAAAGTATAACTGGAACTACAACTACCATAACAACCCATACTTCACGCTCAACGAGAACACCAACGATGATCGGCGTGACCGCATCAACGGTCAGCTTTCGGCCACATACATGCTGACTAGCTGGTTGAATCTTACAGCACGGACTGGCAACGACCTTTACACTGAAAAGCGTCAGCGTCGTATTGCTGTAGGTGATATCGAGAACCTGAAGGGTAGCTACGCTGAAGATGAGTATTACGTGAATGAGCGTAACTCGGAAATTCTGGCTACTGCTAACAAAGATTTGAATGAAAACTTCAATATCGACTTCGCTCTTGGCGCTAACCGTCGCGACAACAAGGTAGAACGGATTAGTGGTGTTGCTCCAGAACTAGCAGTACCCGGAATTTACAACTTGTCGAACTCTGGTATTGCTACTCAGCCTTCTGGCGTAAACAACAGACTGCGTGTAAACAGCGTCTACGGCTCGGCTAAATTGGGCTTCAAGAACTTTGCTTTCCTTGGCGTAACAGGTCGTAATGACTGGTATTCAACGCTTGCAGACGCGAACAACAGCCTGTTTTACCCTTCTATCGACGGTAGCTTGATCGTGACGGAAGCACTTGGTATTGAGAATTCGTTCCTGTCGTTTGCCAAACTGCGTGCTAGCTATGCAGAAGTGGGTAATGGTGGCCAAGAGCCATACCAATTGGTTAACATCTACCCTTTCAACACTCCTTTCGGCAGCAACCCAGCTATTACTACCAGCAATGACTTGCTGAATCCAGATCTGCGGCCCGAGCGTACGGAATCGCTGGAAGCTGGTATTGAATTGCGTTTCCTTGAGAATCGTATTGGTTTAGAAGTGACTGGTTATAACACCAACTCTATTGACCAGATTTTCAATCAGCTAGTGTCTTCTTCTACGGGTTTTGCAACTGCACTTGTTAATGCTGGTGTTATTCAAAACAAGGGTATTGAGGCTATTTTGAACTTCGCTCCTTTGAACCCAGAGAACCCATTCCAGTGGAATGTGACTGCTAACTTCGCGTTGAACCGCAATGAGGTGAAGGAGTTAAACGGTGACCTGCAAACTCTAGTACTTGGTGGGCAGTGGAATGCTAACGTAGAAGCTCGCGTAGGTCAGCCTTATGGTGTACTGTTTGGCAACGGCTTCCGCCGCGTAGAAGAAGGTCCATATAAAGGTGAAATTATCAATGATGCCACTGGCCGTCCGATTATTGACCCAACCCGTAAGGTATTGGGCAATGTAAACCCTGACTGGACGGGTGGTATTAGCAACTCGTTCAGCTTTAAAGGCATCAACCTCGGCGTACTGATCGATACCCGTCAGGGTGGTGATGTTTACTCAGTAAGCAACACTTGGGGTAACTATGCTGGCACGTTTGAGAACTCTTTGCGCGGCCGTGAGACTGGCATTATTGGCGAAGGCGTAATTGCAAACGCTGATGGCACCTATCGTCCGAATGATGTTAGCAGAGCTGCTGAAAGCTACACGAAGCGCTATTATAGCAATAGCGTTGCTGAGTCTAGCATTTACGATGCTTCATTCGTTAAGCTCCGTGAAATTAAGGTTGGCTACCAGTTGCCTAAGGGTTTGATCAGCAAAACTCCTTTCAGCACTATTGGAGTTTCTGTAGTTGGCCGTAACCTAGCTATCCTGCAGTCAAACGCTCCTAACATTGACCCCGAGACTTCTTTCAGCAGCGGCAACGCTCAAGGCTTGGAATTCGGTCAGATTCCTTCTACACGCAGCCTTGGCTTCAACATAAACCTCACGCTGTAA